In Papaver somniferum cultivar HN1 unplaced genomic scaffold, ASM357369v1 unplaced-scaffold_117, whole genome shotgun sequence, the DNA window TCTGTTAATAAAAAATCAACTtaataaaaaatcaacttttttttttttcttttatcgttGGGGAAGCCTGACCTAACATTGTAGATAAtcgttttttttatttattattttaccgGCGGGGAAGCCTGGCCTAACTTTGTAGATAATCGTTCTACAATAATCATTTAAAATTACGATTTTATACCTAAAGGATGTCTTTAAAGTGAAGCCACATAGAAAAAATCCACATTTACCATTGGAGAAACCCTAGGATAACCATGTGTAATTATGTGTCAACTTTAAGACCTTTTGTTTGGTTGTCTTTTTTGCCCTTATAATAAAAAGAATAAGACGGGGGGGTTGGTTGTGGTATGAATAAAGAGTACTTTTTCCAAGTCCGAGTTAGTCTAAGGAGCCATTATATCCCCTCATTTCTGTGGTGTCCATCAGTTCAGTAATTAGCAAGAAAGCTAGAGTGACATTATATTAGGAAATCAGATCTCTCTGATCAATTAGCCAACATAGAGATGGATCATACTCGTGAAGAAGAAAAACGATTCAAAGGGCAAATAGAAATGTGGGAGCACATATATGCATTTGTCGATTCAATGGCATTGAAATGTGCAGTTGAACTTGGTATACCAGATATCATAAACTCTTATGGTCGTCCCATCACAGTGTCAGAGATCATTAACAACTTCTCAAcaaccacatcatcatcatcatcatcatctccgaATATCGACTATCTTACCCGTGTAATGAGATTGTTGGTTCGCAAGCGCATATTTTCTTTACATGTTGATGAAGAAAGCAGTCAAATTTACTATGATTTAACTCCATCATCCAGATGGTTATTGAGAGACTCTCAATTTAATTTATCACCGCTTCTTTTAGCGCAACTTGATCCATGGCTACTTAAACCATGGCAATATATGGGAAAATGTGTTAAAGAAGGTGGTTTTCCTTTTGAGAAGGCTCATGGAGTTGAGATTTGGGATTGTGCCTTAGCTAATCCACAATTTAATCACCTCTTTAACGATGCAATGAGATGTACAGCAGAGATAATAATCGACGCGGTGTTGGTCAAGTACAAAGATGGATTCAATGGGATCGAATCACTGGTTGATGTTGGTGGTGGGACTGGGATAATGATCTCCGAGATTGTTAAGGCTAATCCTCATATTAGAGGTATTAATTTTGATCTACCTCATGTAGTAGCTACGGCACCTGAACAACAAGGAGTTGAGCATGTTGGCGGTGATATGTTTGTTCATATTGCAGAAGCTGATGCTGTCATCATGAAGGTTAGCTCACTTTTTTTATTTGCTTATGAAACCATAACTTGTAGCTGATTTTGCAGTTAGATGCCAAATATGGCCAGTTTTTACTAAGAATTTATATAGAATCTAATTTATGTGGTGTGTCGGATGCAGTGGATATTGCACGACTGGGGTGACGAAGACTGTGTAAAGATCTTGAAAAATTGTCATAAAGCAATagcaaagaagaagaatgggAAAGTAATTATTGTAGATTGTGTACTTCGACCAGATGGAGGTGGTTCATTCGATAACACAGGATTTGCATTTGATCTACTGATGATAGCACATACTTCGGGTGGAAAAGAAAGAACTGAAGTCGAATGGAAGACGTTATTGAACAATGCAGGCTTCCCTCGCTTCAATATAATTCCAATTCCAGCATTTCCTTCCATCATAGAGGCATTTCCAGAATGACTGCGAAGTCATATCAGATGTAATTGTCTGTTGAATAATAAATTTGTTGTGTTTgtattatctctctctctctctctctgataaGGAAATGTATGCTTGTGTCCTCCTGTATTtgatttacttatttttaatggGTGGCGCGTATTTGTACTGTTTGTCATGTTCGCTTGTATCAAAGAGCCTTTATGTTCTCATAATTCTTTCTGTTTCGCTCTTAGGGTGTAGTGTTATTTTgcgcacaaaattggttaaaaagaccaaaatcaataattcctgggtgaaatggacagttagattttgatattgtttaaatggacaaaaatgtaaaaataggcaggatgtaaccagtttcatcgtgcccattttcaaatattttttcttatttttaatttacacaggatgtatccggtttcatccttattattttttaaatttaagctatgatgaaaccagtttcatacttactatttatttttttggccatttcacccaaattattttttactcgtccatttgaaccgtgatttaaaaatatttggacaaatgactcggTTTCGGTTTTTGATACGGGTCGAGCGTAGCTTGATGCAGGGCAAGAAGTGGAACCATAGAAGGGCCACTAGCAGAAGTGCCAACATGACTACCATCACCTCCACTTTTACTGCCACGGAAAGAGAATTTGGCGCTTCTTTTGTATTTTCGTAGTTATGTTTGATTATTGTAACTTTTGATATGTTTTCAAACTTGTTTCATGATtattttaacttttgtttttgttATATATCAAAAACTTAGTTTAAGGTTTGTTTGTCTTCAACCGAATTTATGGCGTTGAACTTGTTGATTATATTCTCTTATCTTAGTTTAAGGTTTGATTGTTTCTGTTGAAAACGCATACAGACCCTCTCTCTCCCATATAATACCCTCTCTTTAACACTTCAAACCCTAGCGCTTAAACCTGTTCTTTTCCTCAGATCTGTCCTTTTTTTGGACGAATCGGAGGAGAGGTGTTCGGTTTACTaaccaataaaaaaaaagggTGTTCAGTTTAGTTGATAGGTTAgcgatctgtttttttttttttttttttttttttttatgttttagctTAGATTTGGCCATTTTGGTGTCTTTCTCTTGATCTGTGGATTGTGGAGGCAAGCGGTAGGGCTATTATATGCTCGTACGGCGACCTCTGCTTGATGGCGGTACTAAGTTATTATATGTTGTTTCAGATGTTTGTAAGAACCGATTGGGGTTCATTTGGATCGATCTTGTTTTTCAGGTTACCTACCACTAGGGTATCCATAAGCACCATCATCAGTTATTAATCGTCAAAGGTGCCGATTTCTGATGGTACTTAGTCAGAAAATCAACCGGAGGGTTTGCACTGGTGGCAGCGCAACTgtgtctaattagggtttcatctggGATCTTGTTTTTAGGCTTTGAAGAGGTTGTGTTGTGTCTCATGGGCTTCCTGTTCTTACAGTTGTAAGAGATATTTTTGGGTTATCTCATTTTATATTTTACTCTTCCAATCGGAAGTTTATCTCCATGTAATTTTTAGTTTCCGGTTTGATTGCAATAATTCTTATTTCTTCAATATAGTACTCTCTCTTTCACGatcataaaataaataaataaataaataaataataagcaCCATCACCACCTACTTGGATGTGGTTATCCACCACTACCTCCAAATCATTGACTTAAGTCAAGTCAATATTAGCTGACTTGACTATACAGAACATACTCTAATATACCTCCTCAATCTGaacaagtaaacaaacatgtacagATTGTATAAGACACTCAACAAGAGCCTGTATGTAAGACACTCAACAAGAGCCAGTCTATAGGACAATCAAAGAAATAAATGCTCAAAAAGAGCCTACAAGACAAGAAACATAACCGATGCTCAACAAGAGCCAATCTGACAAAAAATACTAGACGCTCAACTGCCCAGTAATGAATTTGATTACTAAATGAAGTAAGCATGTTTTATGGTCTGTATATACCAATCAATACAAAATGAAATAAGCATATTTCATGGTCTGTATATACCAATCAATTACAGACCATGAAACATGCTTACTTCATTTTGCAATCatgtttgaaccatcctcttcttTTGCCATATCTAAAATTTTTGCCATATCtaaaatttgagagggaaaaaTGTTTCTAAACTTTTAGATCTAAATCCCAAGCATAGAAAATTCTTCTCACTACACCAATAACTTGCTTAGCCGTGGGTTCAGCTTGCATTATGCAAGTGCCCAAGAACGATAAGATACGTTGACAACATTCTAGATTATCGAGGACTGGTTTCCTTTGTTTTCACCTAGCAAACAAAAGAACTTTTAATGGTTAGGTATTGTTTCGTCTAATCAAATATCTCAACTTACTTTGTTACTTTTATATTTTActgtcttcttctcttttttcttcttttgttaaaCAACAACCCAACTCAACTTATTCAGTAGATAGAACCATCCGTGATCACCATGCATTCCCCATACATGTTCACGAGATTATACATTATTGCAAGACACGTAAGGTTAGACCCGTGATATTATTGCAACGCAAGATGATGAGAACAACCACTATGTGCGGATCCTAGGATCCCATTACCCACGATCGTcatgctttttcttttttgttgttgaatggAAAACGGGAAAATACAGAGTAAGAGCCACTAGCAATGGACCAGCAAGAAAGAAATTATCAGAAGCCTGGTATgtttgtttattctaaattgGAACGATGATAGATATGATTTTATCATCTCGATCGAATCTCAACTGCCCAGTAATGAATTTGATTACAAAATGCCACAACTTTTGTTTATATAAAATTAGAAAGAAAAGACAACAGTAAGCGTGTTTCACTTTCTATCTGTATCAATAGATACAGAATTCcgtatcaaaacaaaaaaatttgaTATAAACTAATCACTGATGGCATATTAACTGTCAGTGACACATGTTTTTTTTGTACTTAGGTACTAATCACTTATACTACTATACTTAGAATTCTTCaatattttgttttctattttttgaAAAAGCCGAGATCAAGCTGAACAAGAAATACTGAAAGAGCACTTTCCAAGAGGCTAATAGATTGTCTGGCCATTTCGATTTTTCTGTTTGGTTGTATGATCAAAGTCGAAGATTCGGATAAGGAGAAAATACTAGCTGGCTCTAACTTTTTTGCCTAATCTAAAATTTGAGAGGGTCACGGAAATTTTCATTTGTATTAAATTTTTGGATCTTAAATCTGCATAATAgaaaattcttttcttttttttttttgattagaaAGGAGAATTTTATTGAGAAAAGAAGAATATACAATGATTTACAAGAGGTAGATaaagcaaaaagaagaaaaaactatCAGATTAGTGAAAAATAACATCCCAATTACAGATGGAATTTGAAAAATTTATATAAAACTTGTTGTCATCAGGTGTAGctgttggaacaaaggagaatatttggtttctctatttggattggcttacactgcaagaaaatattctctagatatgttgctatctatacgaatatgtggcatgtataggatatatatatacacgtcttgtaaaacctccatcgataataagaaaccctaatcattcttctcccgtggacgtaggctatagccgaaccacgttaaattgtgtttcttcttttaatctgttttagttaactgcataacatcttatgcagatccaatattgactgcataacatcttatgcatactgcATAACCTCTTATGCATACTGCATAACTTCTCATgcatactgcataacatcttatacataacaacatggtatcaggggatcgttaacgatcctggCCGTTTCTCTGTAATCAAGTTTCGTTTCTCTGTGTGTTTACTATGGCACAATCAGATCAAAATACTAGTTTGCGTTTAACCTCTGTCTTGCTGAATGATGTCAATTATGTCAGCTGGTCTAGGGATGCTGCTCTTGCTCTTGGAGGTAAAAGAAAGTCTGGGTAGATTGGTAAGAATAGTACTTGTCCAGATGCTAAAGATCCAAAGTATGAAGATTGGATTGCTGATGATCAACTGGTTCGCACGTGGCTTCTCCAGTCGATAGAACCACATATTTCGGAAATTTTCTCGTTTTCAGAATCTGCAAAGGATTTATGGAAGTCTGTTGCTAGTCTGTATGGCTTACGGAATAATGCTGCTCGGGTGTTTGAGCTGAAGCGTGAGATTGCTGGGGCTGCACAAGGTACGAAAAGTTTTACTGAgcattttggttatttaaaaaagAAGTGGGATGAATTGGATACATATCGTCCTCATACAACTGATGCAAAAATTCTCTTAAAGAGAGTtgaggaggataaattttttgatgTGCTCAGTAGCCTCACATTAGAGTATGAATCTCTTAGAAGCACTATTCTCATGAGTGCTGAATTGCCAAGTTTGTCTAGTGTCTGTGCGACTGTGCAGCGTGAAGAGACACGTAAGAAAGTTATGAATCATGTTTCTAAAATCATTGTAGACCTGGATGCTGCTGAATCCAGTGCTCTTCTGAGCTCCAGAGATGATAACGAAGAGCCATGCCATCTGATAAGGACAAGACTTCTCGTGCTAAGGGTAAGAGAGAAATTTTTCATTGTGATCATTGTAATAAAACTGGTCACACCAAGGATCGTTGTTGGGATATTTATCCTCATCTTAAAGctaattttgacaaaaataagCTTGCTCGAGCTGCTGTAGCTGATAATTCATCCTTTACCATAGACCAGTTGAAGGATTTCTTTCACCAGTTGAGTAATAAGAATGAGCGCAAGGCTAATCATACTTCAGGTAACCTGCTAGCCTTTCTTACTACGCCTGTTTCCAAACgccatatttggattattgattcaggagctacagatcatatggcaaatgatccttcgtcagttcatgcatttattcgcagctctcataaaaatgtgtctgttGCTAATGGCTCTACTGCTCCTGTGTTGGGCAGTGGGAAAGTGCATTTTTTTCTAGATTGTCCGCCATCTAATGCACTTGTTTTTCCCTCGTTTCCTACTCAGTTGTTATCTATTGGTCAAATCACTAATTCTCTGAATTGTGATGTTACATTTTCCCCTACCTCGGTCATCTTTCAGGATCgaaagacgaagaagacgatTGGTAGAGGCATTTTTTCTCATGGATTGTACCTGTTACGATCTAGTGACATGGCATGTCTCACTCAAAGATCAACTCCGCAGTTTCTTTATCATCAAAGACTTGGATATCCTTCCAGTCGTGTTTTGTCTAGGATTTTTCCCACATTTTCTGTTCAGTCTCATGTCTGTGATGTTTGCCAGTTTTCTAAACAATCTCGTTTTCCATTTCCTAACTCTGTGACTTGAGCTACAATGCCtttgaattaattcattctgatttatggggtcctgctccaattgattcttatgatgggtataaatattttgttatctTTATAGATGATTGGTCACGTGCTACATGGATCTATTTACTCAAATCCAAAACTGAAGTTTTATCTGTATTTGCGGATTTTCATTGTATGATACGCAACCAATTTGATGCACAGGTTAAAATTTTTAGATCAGATAATGGCACTGAGTTTGTCAAAGGCCCTCTTCCAGGTTATTTGCGTAGTCATGGTATTATCCATCAAACTAGTTGTGTTGGTACTtcacaacaaaatggtgttgctgaagGGAAACTTCGTCATATTCTGGAAACAACCCGTGCTCTTATGATTCAGATGCATGTTCCAAAGAAATTCTGGTCTCATGGTTCTCTGACGGCCACTTACTTGATCAATCGTATGCCTAGTCATGTgcttgagttcaaatctccactaGAAGTTTTAAAACATCATCAGCCTGACATTTCTCATCTTAGAGTTTTCGGTTGTGTGTGTTATGTACATTTACAGGCAAAGCATCGTGATAAACTGGATTCACGGGAAACTAAGTGTGTGTTCTTTGGTTACTATTCTACAAAGAAAGGATATATTTGTTATCATCCACCCACTAGAAAGCTACATATTTATCGTGATGTTGTGTTTGATGAAACAATGGCTTATTTTCAGTGTGATTCTGGCAGTCGgtctcagggggagtgttatacagATTTGGCACCACTTCCAGTTATTAATGAGATACCTACTGCAACAGATTCCCACAGAGATAATGGTGATGGGGTAGAGTTGGTGGACTTACCTACTGCAGTGTTGGACGTGCATAATGAAGCATTTCATGAAGAAGCTTCAGACAATAATGTTAATGTTACTGATTATAATACAAGACTACAAGATGTGTCGCATCAAGTTCCAGAAACTGAGATTATGGTTCCACAACCAGTGGTACCAATTGTCAGAACCTCAAATCGTGAGAAGAAGGCTCCATagaaatacaaagatttctttacATATCATTCCGCTGCGTATCCTATACAAGCACATTTAACTTATGATCATGTAGGTTCTTCACAGTCTGCATTTCTAAGTGCTATATCCAGTCATCAAGAACCTAAAAACTATAATGAAGCAAAGTCTAATCCAAAATGGAGGGCACCAATGGAGAATGAATTACATGCTTTATATGTAAATAATACATACAGTATTGTCAAGTTTCCTCCAGGGAAGAAGACTGTTGGATGtagatgggtgtacaaaattaaatacagaaGTGATGGAACTGTTTAGCGTTATAAGGCAAGATTAGTGGCAAGAGGTTTTACTCAGAGATATGGAGAAGACTACACATAaacttttgcaccagttgcaaagatgaatactttccgtgttcttatgtctcttgcagttaataaagattggaaattgtttcagatggatgtgaagaatgcattcttacaaggtgatctagaagaagaggtgtatatgagtataccacctggacaccctcgagaaggagagagtaatatggtttgcaagcttaagaaggcaatatatggtttaaagcaatcaccacgtgcatggtatgcaaagctaagttcagtactcatccagaatacgttcaaaaggagctctgccgattcttccttgtttattaaaagaagtaatcttggtacaactatagttctagtgtatgttgatgaccttgtgattacatgagacaatcaacaagaaattagaaatcttaaagcaATGCTTCATTCCAGATTTGACATCAAGGATTTAGGAATACTGAAGTATTTCCTGGGATTATAATTTGCTTACTCAAAGAAGGGTATTTTtatgaatcaaagaaaatatgtggtGGACCTGCTGAAGGCTACAGGAAAAATGGGAGTAAAGCCTTGTGATACTCCTACAGAAATTGGCAACAAAtttgataatgatggtgatgtgttaagtgatattgggtcatatcaaaggttagtaggcaagttaatttatctcactattaccagacctgacatagcacatgcagtaagcttagtcagtcgttatatgcatacacctcgtgttaaacatctgaatgcagtaactaggattctacagtatttaaaaggatcatcaggaagaggagttttgatgacaaagaatgaagcctattcaatttctagctactgtataacagcatattcagatgctgattatgctggatgtccagttgatcgtaaatcaacaacagggtaCTGCATATTTTTTGGTGGTAATCTGGTTACATGgagaagcaagaaacaaaatgttgtttctcgatcaagtgctgaagcagaatacagagccatggcttcaacaacttgtgagattgtttggctgcgagcattacctaaagatttgggttttctgtcacctcagccagctaagatgttttgtgacaatcaagcaacgatacaaatcacatcaaatcccacctttcatgagagtacaaagcacatagaagtggattgtcattttgttagagagaaggtattcgccaaagtaatatgcactcccttcgttcgtagtcatcaacaactggcagatgtttttactaagggtttacctgtcaagcaattcaatggaattctatccaagttgggctccattgatatcgtcgcaccaacttgagggggagtgttggaacaaaggagaatatttggtttctctatttagattggcttacactgcaagaaaatattctctagatatgttgttatctatacgaatatgtggcatgtataggatatatatatacacgtcttgtaaaacctccatCGATAATAAGAAAtcctaatcattcttctcccgtggacgtaggctatagccgaaccacgttaaattgtgtttcttcttttaatctgttttagttaactgcataacatcttatgcagatccaatattgactgcataacctcttatgcatactgcataacatcttacaCACAACAACAGTAGCCCACGAAAGAACAAGTgtttttcaa includes these proteins:
- the LOC113329594 gene encoding (R,S)-reticuline 7-O-methyltransferase-like; translation: MDHTREEEKRFKGQIEMWEHIYAFVDSMALKCAVELGIPDIINSYGRPITVSEIINNFSTTTSSSSSSSPNIDYLTRVMRLLVRKRIFSLHVDEESSQIYYDLTPSSRWLLRDSQFNLSPLLLAQLDPWLLKPWQYMGKCVKEGGFPFEKAHGVEIWDCALANPQFNHLFNDAMRCTAEIIIDAVLVKYKDGFNGIESLVDVGGGTGIMISEIVKANPHIRGINFDLPHVVATAPEQQGVEHVGGDMFVHIAEADAVIMKWILHDWGDEDCVKILKNCHKAIAKKKNGKVIIVDCVLRPDGGGSFDNTGFAFDLLMIAHTSGGKERTEVEWKTLLNNAGFPRFNIIPIPAFPSIIEAFPE